A part of Caldicellulosiruptor owensensis OL genomic DNA contains:
- a CDS encoding alpha-L-fucosidase yields the protein MEEYFKTIQKGPFSPTRESLRQFKCPQWFLDAKFGIWAHWGPQSVPMYGDWYARNIYREGEPQYYYHWRKYGHPSKVGYKDIVQMWKAERFDPEELIDLYIKAGAKYFVAQAVHHDNFDNWNSRYHRWNAVNMGPKKDIVGMWCKAARERGLPFGVSEHLAASFSWFAPSKGHDTKGPYKGIPYDGNDPAYEDFYHPNWDEYELEKQHGKIVNWYSPNPQWHMKWFLRIKDLIDQYEPDFLYSDGGVPFGEVGLNIVAHLYNTSAKNHGGINQAVYTQKDTNPEVYEIGVLDIERGAAEEILPHPWQTDTCLGGWFYDVRAIYKTPQQVIEMLIDIVSKGGNLLLNIPQKPDGTLDDECLYILDEIAKWIKVNGEGIYATRPWIRYKEGPTKGQGGAFQEKKLEWTQEDFRFTQKDGKIFAFQMKYPDEHKAIIKSLGLSSGIFVKKIKLLGFEDELEFEQLENALVIKLPEKCYSTGYPYCFCIE from the coding sequence ATGGAGGAGTATTTTAAAACCATCCAAAAAGGTCCATTCTCGCCAACAAGGGAATCTTTAAGACAATTTAAATGTCCACAATGGTTTTTAGATGCAAAGTTTGGAATTTGGGCACACTGGGGACCTCAGAGTGTTCCAATGTATGGGGACTGGTATGCAAGAAATATCTACAGAGAAGGAGAGCCACAGTATTACTATCACTGGCGAAAGTATGGGCATCCTTCAAAGGTTGGTTACAAAGACATAGTTCAGATGTGGAAAGCCGAAAGGTTTGACCCGGAGGAACTAATTGATCTGTATATCAAAGCAGGTGCAAAATATTTTGTTGCTCAGGCTGTTCACCACGATAACTTTGATAACTGGAATTCTCGATACCATAGGTGGAATGCAGTAAATATGGGGCCGAAGAAAGATATTGTTGGAATGTGGTGCAAAGCTGCAAGAGAAAGAGGACTTCCGTTTGGTGTATCAGAACATTTAGCGGCAAGCTTTTCGTGGTTTGCACCAAGTAAAGGACATGACACAAAAGGACCATATAAAGGTATCCCATACGATGGAAATGATCCGGCCTATGAGGATTTTTATCATCCTAATTGGGATGAATACGAATTGGAAAAACAGCATGGAAAGATTGTCAATTGGTATTCACCCAATCCACAGTGGCATATGAAATGGTTTTTAAGAATCAAAGATTTGATTGACCAGTATGAGCCAGACTTTTTATATTCAGACGGCGGTGTTCCTTTTGGAGAAGTTGGACTCAATATTGTCGCGCATCTTTACAATACCAGTGCCAAAAATCACGGTGGTATAAATCAAGCAGTGTACACTCAAAAAGACACAAATCCAGAAGTCTATGAAATTGGTGTTTTGGACATTGAACGCGGAGCAGCAGAAGAAATTCTACCTCATCCATGGCAGACAGATACATGTTTGGGTGGCTGGTTTTATGATGTTAGAGCGATTTACAAAACCCCGCAACAGGTAATTGAAATGCTTATTGATATTGTCAGCAAAGGTGGAAACCTTCTTTTGAATATTCCGCAAAAACCAGATGGCACCTTGGATGATGAATGTCTTTATATTCTTGATGAGATTGCAAAATGGATAAAAGTAAACGGAGAAGGTATATATGCAACACGTCCATGGATAAGATATAAAGAAGGTCCGACAAAAGGCCAAGGTGGAGCTTTTCAGGAGAAAAAACTTGAGTGGACGCAAGAGGATTTTAGATTTACACAAAAAGATGGGAAAATTTTTGCTTTTCAAATGAAGTATCCAGATGAACACAAGGCAATCATCAAAAGTTTGGGACTATCAAGTGGTATTTTTGTAAAAAAGATAAAACTTTTAGGATTTGAAGATGAGCTTGAATTTGAACAGTTGGAAAATGCTTTGGTTATCAAATTGCCAGAAAAGTGCTATAGCACAGGATATCCATATTGTTTTTGCATAGAGTGA
- a CDS encoding NAD(P)-dependent alcohol dehydrogenase has translation MGTMKAIVLEKPKVLKMEIRDRPVIADDEVLVAVKCVGICGSDVHYYEHGRIGRYVVEKPLILGHEASGEVVSVGKNVKKFNIGDRVVIEPGRTCGKCEYCKNGRYNLCPDVKFLATPPVDGALCEYLAVREDYLFKVPNDVDYDIATLVEPLSVGIHGAMRGNVKVGDKVLILGLGPVGLLTILAVKAFGASQVIAVDVQPLRLEAAKELGATHVINAKESNYKQLILEATGNTGPDITFETAGSKDTNKIAFEITKRGGRIVLIGLLAESEVPVNINSVVDNEYNVYGVFRYANTYNKAIEVLSSNLEKAKKLVTHRFKLDEAAQAFEFVRENKDKCIKAVIVI, from the coding sequence ATGGGAACGATGAAGGCTATTGTATTAGAAAAACCAAAAGTTTTAAAAATGGAAATAAGGGATAGACCTGTAATTGCGGATGACGAAGTATTAGTTGCTGTCAAATGTGTAGGGATTTGTGGTTCTGATGTTCATTATTATGAACATGGTAGAATAGGTAGATATGTTGTAGAAAAACCATTGATTTTAGGTCATGAGGCAAGCGGAGAAGTTGTCAGTGTAGGGAAAAATGTAAAAAAATTTAATATTGGAGATAGAGTGGTTATAGAACCCGGAAGAACATGCGGAAAATGTGAATATTGCAAAAATGGACGATATAATCTATGTCCAGATGTAAAGTTTTTGGCTACACCACCTGTTGATGGAGCACTGTGTGAGTATTTAGCTGTAAGAGAGGATTATTTGTTTAAGGTTCCCAATGATGTTGATTATGACATAGCAACTTTGGTTGAACCACTGTCAGTAGGTATTCATGGCGCTATGCGGGGAAACGTAAAAGTTGGGGACAAAGTATTGATTTTAGGATTGGGACCGGTGGGTTTGTTGACCATTTTGGCAGTAAAAGCGTTTGGAGCAAGTCAAGTAATAGCAGTAGATGTTCAGCCTTTGAGGTTAGAGGCAGCAAAGGAATTAGGAGCAACTCATGTCATAAATGCAAAAGAGAGCAATTATAAGCAATTAATACTTGAAGCAACTGGGAATACTGGTCCAGATATAACTTTTGAAACTGCAGGGTCTAAAGATACAAATAAAATAGCCTTTGAAATAACAAAGCGCGGCGGTAGAATAGTCCTTATTGGTTTATTGGCAGAAAGTGAGGTTCCAGTAAATATAAATTCTGTTGTAGATAACGAGTATAACGTTTATGGTGTTTTTAGATATGCAAATACTTATAACAAAGCTATTGAGGTTTTATCAAGCAATTTAGAAAAAGCTAAAAAACTAGTAACTCATAGGTTTAAATTGGATGAGGCTGCACAAGCTTTTGAATTTGTAAGAGAAAATAAAGATAAATGTATAAAAGCGGTGATTGTCATATAA
- a CDS encoding serine hydrolase domain-containing protein, producing the protein MAKFDDLSRLLNSFVESGLPGCACAVAKDGEILWEGYFGYADMERKIPMNEGSVFRLASMTKLIVCTAALILYERGKFLLSDPVYEYIPEYKETYVYIKDSNGEYKIEKAKNPVLVKHAFTMTVGLPYPFRESPTAIEMRKVREELTKKYGKYDIVTEAKAMASVPQEFEPGTRWLYGYGHDIVAALIQVISGKKVSEFLKEEIFEPLGMNDTAYRYFGDIEERMVACYRKKEDGTFERTKGLLDEYHEKDAVYESGGGGLFSTVRDYIKFSQMLANGGVYKGKKIIGRKTIDLMRTNQLNSTQLLDFNKNNIYLSGYGYGLGVRTLMSINESNFNSSIGEFGWTGALGTYVSIDPSEGFSLVYMHQMIPNMEEYYHLRVRSVAYGCL; encoded by the coding sequence ATGGCGAAATTTGATGATTTGTCGAGATTGTTAAACAGTTTTGTTGAAAGTGGTTTACCGGGGTGTGCATGTGCTGTAGCAAAAGATGGAGAGATATTATGGGAAGGATATTTTGGCTATGCAGATATGGAAAGAAAAATACCGATGAACGAAGGCAGTGTTTTCAGATTGGCATCAATGACTAAACTCATAGTTTGTACAGCTGCTTTAATACTTTATGAAAGGGGTAAGTTTTTGTTAAGTGACCCAGTTTATGAATATATTCCTGAATACAAAGAAACATATGTATATATTAAAGATAGTAATGGAGAATATAAAATAGAAAAAGCCAAAAATCCAGTGCTTGTAAAACATGCTTTTACTATGACAGTAGGTTTACCGTATCCTTTCAGAGAATCTCCCACAGCTATTGAAATGAGAAAAGTGAGAGAAGAGTTGACCAAGAAATATGGCAAATATGACATAGTTACTGAGGCAAAAGCTATGGCATCAGTACCGCAGGAGTTTGAACCGGGCACTAGATGGTTATATGGATATGGACATGATATAGTTGCAGCTCTTATCCAAGTTATATCTGGGAAAAAGGTGAGCGAATTTCTAAAAGAAGAGATTTTTGAACCGTTAGGTATGAATGATACTGCATACCGCTATTTTGGCGATATAGAAGAAAGAATGGTTGCATGTTACAGAAAAAAAGAGGATGGAACATTTGAAAGAACAAAAGGATTATTAGATGAATATCACGAAAAAGATGCAGTATATGAGTCAGGAGGCGGGGGGCTTTTTTCAACCGTCAGAGATTATATCAAATTTTCACAAATGTTAGCTAATGGAGGAGTTTATAAAGGTAAGAAAATAATTGGAAGAAAAACCATAGATTTAATGAGAACTAATCAATTAAATAGTACTCAGTTGTTAGATTTTAATAAAAATAACATCTATTTGTCTGGATACGGATATGGATTAGGTGTGAGGACGCTTATGAGTATTAACGAGAGCAATTTCAACAGTTCAATTGGAGAATTTGGATGGACTGGTGCTTTGGGAACTTATGTTTCAATTGACCCGAGTGAAGGTTTTTCCTTGGTATATATGCATCAAATGATACCGAATATGGAGGAATACTATCATTTAAGAGTAAGGTCAGTTGCTTATGGTTGTTTGTAA